Proteins found in one Halobaculum sp. MBLA0147 genomic segment:
- a CDS encoding prolyl oligopeptidase family serine peptidase, with product MTSRIRAADYHELAKPGSVDLHDEEERVAFTRVQPEDDEQYESTVYVADLDDGDTRRFTLAEGRDAEPRWSPSGDRLAFTSTRGADDDRQQLWVLPSDGGEARQVTEVVGGVSSIAWSPDGTRIAFCQRVHEDDRAAERDISVPDEYDPEEPDPRVIDRTVYRSAERYFDGAYTQVYTVEIETGDVTRVTEEPHEHAAPAWGDGTTLYFTAEKVGVDPDDSDEYDIVAYDTDTEETTDVYRGAGWGAALAVTTDHRIAHLYTEPGRASIEQTELHVYDRETATCHEVTADLDRTLGYEAAPQWGPDEERVYFTTPDEGATSLWSAPGDASEEPEREYRGGAVSAASVGEDAVALARSEWDHPGDVFVVADGEERRLTEMNEAYLETVDVQEPESITITSEQGEVDGWVLTPPAFDETETYPLAVEIHGGPHAMWTTSGTMWHEFQTLAARGYVVFWSNPRGSTGYGEAYSQAIERNWGEVTATDVMAGVEAVAERSYVDESSVFLTGGSFGGYMTSWLVGQTDRFTAAVSQRGVYDLTGFYGSTDGAYKLVEGDYDTTPWEEPAFLWEQSPVAHADAVDTPTLVVHSDDDYRTPANTAELFHRILRKHGVDTRLVRYPREGHELSRSGEPAHVVDRIERIVRWFDGYSPYHDGERALDRPDEDGLSAGEDEEEGEEDDGQGEGE from the coding sequence GTGACGAGTCGAATTCGAGCGGCGGACTACCACGAGCTGGCGAAACCGGGGAGTGTCGATCTCCACGACGAGGAGGAGCGGGTAGCGTTCACCCGTGTGCAGCCAGAAGACGACGAGCAGTACGAGTCGACGGTGTACGTGGCCGACCTTGACGACGGAGACACCCGGCGGTTCACGCTGGCGGAGGGGCGCGACGCCGAGCCACGGTGGTCACCGTCCGGCGACCGACTGGCGTTCACGTCGACGCGCGGGGCAGACGACGACAGACAACAGTTGTGGGTCCTCCCGAGTGATGGTGGCGAGGCGCGACAGGTGACCGAGGTGGTCGGTGGCGTCTCGTCGATCGCGTGGAGTCCGGATGGCACGCGAATCGCGTTCTGTCAGCGCGTCCACGAGGACGATCGCGCGGCCGAGAGAGACATCTCGGTCCCGGACGAGTACGACCCGGAGGAACCGGACCCACGAGTGATCGACCGGACGGTGTACCGGTCAGCGGAGCGGTACTTCGACGGCGCGTACACACAGGTGTACACCGTCGAAATCGAGACGGGTGACGTGACACGTGTCACCGAGGAACCGCACGAGCACGCGGCACCAGCGTGGGGCGACGGGACGACGCTGTACTTCACTGCGGAGAAGGTAGGCGTGGACCCCGACGACAGCGACGAGTACGACATCGTCGCGTACGACACCGACACGGAGGAGACGACAGACGTGTACCGGGGCGCCGGCTGGGGAGCGGCGCTCGCGGTGACGACGGACCACCGGATCGCACACCTGTACACCGAGCCGGGGCGGGCGTCCATCGAACAGACGGAGTTGCACGTGTACGACCGGGAGACGGCCACCTGCCACGAGGTGACGGCGGACCTCGATCGGACGCTCGGCTACGAGGCGGCGCCACAGTGGGGTCCCGACGAGGAGCGGGTGTACTTCACCACGCCCGACGAGGGGGCGACGAGTCTGTGGAGTGCGCCGGGTGACGCCAGCGAGGAACCGGAGCGAGAGTACCGCGGCGGTGCGGTGTCGGCGGCCTCGGTGGGCGAGGACGCGGTGGCGCTCGCGCGCAGCGAGTGGGACCACCCGGGAGACGTGTTCGTCGTCGCGGACGGCGAGGAGCGGCGGCTGACGGAGATGAACGAGGCGTACCTTGAGACCGTCGACGTGCAGGAACCGGAGTCGATCACGATCACCTCCGAGCAGGGGGAGGTGGACGGGTGGGTCCTGACACCGCCGGCGTTCGACGAGACGGAGACGTACCCGTTGGCGGTCGAGATCCACGGTGGGCCACACGCGATGTGGACCACGTCGGGAACGATGTGGCACGAGTTCCAGACGCTCGCGGCGCGGGGGTACGTCGTCTTCTGGTCGAACCCGCGTGGCTCGACCGGGTACGGGGAGGCGTACTCGCAGGCGATCGAGCGGAACTGGGGTGAGGTGACGGCGACGGACGTGATGGCCGGCGTCGAGGCGGTCGCGGAGCGGTCGTACGTCGACGAGTCGAGCGTGTTCCTCACGGGCGGCTCCTTCGGCGGGTACATGACCTCGTGGCTGGTGGGCCAGACGGATCGGTTCACGGCGGCCGTCTCCCAGCGCGGGGTGTACGACCTGACGGGGTTCTACGGGTCGACGGACGGCGCGTACAAGCTGGTTGAGGGGGACTACGACACGACGCCGTGGGAGGAGCCGGCGTTCCTGTGGGAGCAGTCGCCGGTGGCGCACGCGGACGCGGTGGACACGCCGACGTTGGTGGTCCACTCGGACGACGACTACCGGACGCCGGCGAACACGGCGGAGTTATTCCACCGGATCCTCCGGAAACACGGCGTGGACACGCGGTTGGTGCGGTACCCGCGCGAGGGCCACGAGCTGTCGCGGTCGGGCGAGCCGGCCCACGTCGTCGACCGGATCGAGCGGATCGTCCGGTGGTTCGACGGCTACTCGCCGTACCACGACGGCGAGCGCGCGCTGGACCGGCCGGACGAGGACGGACTGAGCGCGGGCGAGGACGAAGAGGAGGGAGAAGAGGACGACGGGCAGGGTGAGGGAGAGTAG